A stretch of DNA from Candidatus Zixiibacteriota bacterium:
CCTTCGGTAATCAAATCATCGGTAGCATTTGAAAAATTCAACCGAAGGGTCTCCTCTCCCCCGCCGTTAGGGAAAAACGGAGAGCCGTAAACATAGGCTACTTTTGCCTCAACGGCTTTGCTAAGAAGCTCTTTTCCCGACATTCCTTTTGGTAAAGTCATCCAGAGGAATAATCCGCCTTGTGGTTTGACGAATTTTACTTCTTCGGGAAAGTGCTCATGAATAGCCGACACCATAACATCCCGCCGATGCTTATAACATTCGCAAATCTTTTGAATATGGCTGTCGAGCTTATTCATTTTCATGTATTCAAACAGCACCATCTGCCCGAAAGTGCTGGTATGTAGATCGCAGCACTGTTTTACGCGTTCAAAGATTTGCATAATATCAGCCGGAGCGATCATCCAGGCGATCCTGTACCCAGGAGCGCAAATTTTGGAAAAAGTAGACAGTGAAATTACCGTGTCACCGCCCAAGGCTCTCAGTGAAGGTAAAGGTTCCCCTTCAAATCGTAAATCGCCATAAGGATTGTCATCGATAACAGGGATATTATGGCGGTTGGCAATTTCAATCAGTTGAACTCTTCTTTTAAGAGACATCGTAATACCGGACGGATTCTGGAAATTCGGAACAACATAAATAAATTTGGGATTGTATTTCTTAATTTTTTCTTCGAGTCGATCGACAATCATCCCGTACTCATCCATTTCGACGGTGGCATAACGGGCCTGATAAAAATTAAAAGCCTGAAGGGCTCCAACATAAGTAGGCGATTCGCAAATAACATAATCGCCAGGGTCAAGAAATACTCGTCCGACCAGATCAAGACCCTGTTGAGAGCCGGAAGTAATGATGATGTTTTCAGCCTTAAGTTCCGGTATCCGCCGACCGGAATACTCGGCGATAATATTTCTAAAAGCCGGAACGCCCATTGATAGAGAATACTGAAGGGCGGCATCATGATGATTATCGTAGGCTCGAATAGTGGCTTCTTTTAGGTCTTCTTCGGGAAACATATCGGGCGAAGGTAAACCGCCGGCGAATGAAATCACACCGGGCTGTGATGACAACTTGAGAATTTCTCTGATTATCGAGCTTTCCAGCTCAAGGACGTGAGAAGTGACGCCCCATTTTTCGATAGAGCTCATTATATTATCTTTCGGTTTTTCATCGGTTATTGTTTTCATTATTACACCCGCATTATGTAATTGACTGTGTGAAAATTATATAACATAGGAGTTTCAAAATCAAGGGATTCAGGAGATAGATTATTAAAAAAAGAAAAAGAGGACAAAATAGATATATAAGTCAACGCATCGAACCGGCCAGCTTAATTATATGTTCTCCGTATTTATCTCGGATATCATCCATCGCACCGGTCAGCTTGTTATATTTCTCATCGCTATTATCAATAATTAGTTCATATTGAGATGTCAAATCAGAATTAATTTCATTCCCTGATGAAGATTTGATCTTTTTTAATTGTGAAGCGCGAACCCCCAGCAGCCTGACTTTATATTTCATCCCGTATTCTTTGGGAACCAGTTTCACGGCGTTTTGATATATTTCATCACATCGGTCGGTCGGTTTGTTGAGAGTGTGGGCGCGGGTAATCGTCTTAAAATCGGATGATCGAATTTTGACCGAAACGGTTCTTCCGATGTAACCATGCCTTCGCATCCTGCGGGCAACTTTATCCGACAGCCATAAGAGAATAGCTTTAATTATAGTGGGGTCATAAATATCTTCTCTGAGAGTTGTCTCATGCGACATAGACTTATCGTGAGGCATATCTTCATAGCGCATAACCTGACCATTATCGGTTCCCCGGGACATGATTGACAATGTGTCTCCGTTTTTGCCGAATATTCGTTTGAGTATTTTTGAGTCAGTCGCGGCGAGATCCTTGACGGTAAGGATATTTTTTTGAGCCAGTGTTTTTTTGGTGCTTTCGCCTACACCCCACAAGGCATCGACCGGTTTGGGATAAAATATTTCCTTAAATCTATCCTGGTTCATAATGGTCAACCCGTTCGGTTTGTTTATCCCCGAGGCAAGTTTGGCCAGGTATCGTGTCGGGGCGATGCCGACCGAGCAGGTTAATTTCATTTTTTCCCAGATTTCATTTTTCATTTTCTGGATCAACTCGACCGGTCCGTCATACAACCGGTCCGCTCCGGAGATATCGAGAAATGCTTCATCGATGCTGATCGGTTGCACTCTGGGCGAATATAATTCAAATATTTTCTGTAGATATGCAGAAGCGTACACATATCCTTTTAATCCGGCCGAAATAAATATTCCATGCGGGCATAATTTTCTCGCCTGAACGGCTGACATCCCGGAATGGACACCATATTTTCGGGCTTCATAAGAGCAGGTTGAAACGACACCGCGCGGCCCGATTCCCCCTCCGACAATAACCGGTTTGCCTTTTAGGTGAGGATTATTACGCATTTCCACGGCGGCGAAAAACGCATCCATGTCAACATGGGCAATCACGGGTGAAAAATCGATCATCTATTCCACCCAGATTTTACTGATAACCCAACTGGTTTTGCGCTCATCGTACGACAATTGAAAAAAATTAGACGACGAATCAACCACCGCGAAATGGCGAATACGATACGCCCCAACATCGGTTTTCCAGTCGCCGGTTACTTCAGCAATTTTGTACACCGTACCGTTCCAGCGAAACCGGGACGGTTTCATTTTGTTGTTCTGAAACAACACAACGACTTCAATAGGTTCGTCCATATCCTGATACATATCCCCCTCGCGTTACATAAAGTAATAATTTAACAATAAGCTCTTACTCATTATTATTAAAAGTATTACAAGTGTGTAGTACCTGCTCATCTATACCGCCCAAACTCTGCGAAACCGCAATTATTGAAAACAACAAATAAAAAACAAAAAAACCAATAGAACTAAAAATGCCCGTACTATCGCATGCGTCGCATCAGCCCTACGACCCGACCGGCAATATAGAATCCTGGCGTATTACGATCGACAATAATCGGTCCAAAAGCTTCGTTTTGAGGTTCAAGGCGGACACGTCGTTTCTCCGGATAGA
This window harbors:
- a CDS encoding PLP-dependent aminotransferase family protein; amino-acid sequence: MKTITDEKPKDNIMSSIEKWGVTSHVLELESSIIREILKLSSQPGVISFAGGLPSPDMFPEEDLKEATIRAYDNHHDAALQYSLSMGVPAFRNIIAEYSGRRIPELKAENIIITSGSQQGLDLVGRVFLDPGDYVICESPTYVGALQAFNFYQARYATVEMDEYGMIVDRLEEKIKKYNPKFIYVVPNFQNPSGITMSLKRRVQLIEIANRHNIPVIDDNPYGDLRFEGEPLPSLRALGGDTVISLSTFSKICAPGYRIAWMIAPADIMQIFERVKQCCDLHTSTFGQMVLFEYMKMNKLDSHIQKICECYKHRRDVMVSAIHEHFPEEVKFVKPQGGLFLWMTLPKGMSGKELLSKAVEAKVAYVYGSPFFPNGGGEETLRLNFSNATDDLITEGIKRLGKIIKDNL
- the dinB gene encoding DNA polymerase IV — translated: MIDFSPVIAHVDMDAFFAAVEMRNNPHLKGKPVIVGGGIGPRGVVSTCSYEARKYGVHSGMSAVQARKLCPHGIFISAGLKGYVYASAYLQKIFELYSPRVQPISIDEAFLDISGADRLYDGPVELIQKMKNEIWEKMKLTCSVGIAPTRYLAKLASGINKPNGLTIMNQDRFKEIFYPKPVDALWGVGESTKKTLAQKNILTVKDLAATDSKILKRIFGKNGDTLSIMSRGTDNGQVMRYEDMPHDKSMSHETTLREDIYDPTIIKAILLWLSDKVARRMRRHGYIGRTVSVKIRSSDFKTITRAHTLNKPTDRCDEIYQNAVKLVPKEYGMKYKVRLLGVRASQLKKIKSSSGNEINSDLTSQYELIIDNSDEKYNKLTGAMDDIRDKYGEHIIKLAGSMR
- a CDS encoding DUF6504 family protein, giving the protein MYQDMDEPIEVVVLFQNNKMKPSRFRWNGTVYKIAEVTGDWKTDVGAYRIRHFAVVDSSSNFFQLSYDERKTSWVISKIWVE